Genomic segment of Ailuropoda melanoleuca isolate Jingjing chromosome 1, ASM200744v2, whole genome shotgun sequence:
TTCTTTTTTACCGAGGAATGCTAGACCACATTGGCAGAAGCCTGATGGAGCTCCAGCTGGAAGAAAATCCCTGGAACTGTACATGTGAAATAGTGCAATTGAAGAGCTGGCTGGAACGTATTCCTTACACTGCCCTGGTGGGAGACATTACCTGTGAGACCCCCTTCCACTTCCATGGAAAGGACCTGCGAGAAATCAGGAAGACAGAACTCTGTCCCCTGTTGTCTGACTCTGAGGTGGAGGCTAGTTTGGGGATTCCCCACTTGTCATCAAGCAAGGAGAATGCATGGCCAACTAAGCCTTCCTCAATGTtgtcttctgttcattttacTGCTTCTTCTGTTGAATATAAGTCTTCAAATAAACAGCCCAAGCCCACCAAACAGCCCCGAACACCAAGGCCACCCTCCACATCTCAAGCTTTATACCCTGGTCCAAACCAACCTCCCATTGCTCCTTACCAGACCAGACCACCCATTCCCATTATATGTCCTACTGGGTGTACCTGTAATTTGCACATCAACGACCTTGGCTTGACTGTCAACTGCAAAGAGCGAGGATTTAATAACATTTCTGAACTTCTTCCAAGGCCACTGAATGCCAAGAAACTTTACCTGAGTAGCAATCTGATTCAGAAAATATACCGTTCTGATTTTTGGAATTTCTCCTCCCTGGATCTCTTACATCTGGGGAACAATCGTATTTCCTATGTCCAGGATGGAGCCTTCATCAACCTGCCCAACCTAAAGAGCCTCTTTCTCAATGGCAACGATATCGAGAAGCTGACACCGGGCATGTTCCGAGGCCTACAGAGTTTGCACTACTTGTACTTTGAGTTCAATGTCATCCGAGAAATCCAGCCTGCAGCCTTCAGTCTCATGCCCAACTTGAAGCTGCTATTCCTCAACAATAACTTGCTGAGAACCCTGCCAACAGACGCCTTTGCAGGCACATCACTGGCCCGGCTCAACCTGAGAAAGAACTACTTCCTCTACCTTCCTGTGGCTGGTGTCCTAGAACACTTGAATGCTATTGTCCAGATAGACCTCAATGAGAATCCCTGGGACTGTACCTGTGACCTGGTCCCCTTCAAACAGTGGATTGAAACCATCAGCTCAGTCAGTGTGGTGGGTGATGTGCTTTGCAGGAGCCCTGAGAACCTCACCCACCGTGATGTGCGCACGATTGAGCTAGAAGTTCTGTGCCCAGAGATGCTGCACATCCCACCAGCTGGAGcatccccagcccagcctggagatTCTCATCTTGCTGGGGGGCCAACGAGTGCATCACCTTATGAGTTCTCACCCCCTGGGGGCCCTGTGCCACTTTCTGTGTTGATTCTCAGCctgctggttctttttttttctgcagtcTTTGTTGCTGCAGGCCTCTTTGCCTACGTGCTCCGACGGCGCCGGAAGAAGCTGCCCTTTAGAAGCAAGAGGCAAGAAGGTGTGGACCTTACTGGCATCCAGATGCAATGCCACCGGCTTTTTGAggatggtggaggtggtggaggtggaagtggaggtgggggcagaccGACTCTTTCCTCCCCAGAGAAGGCTCCTCCTGTGGGCCATGTATATGAGTACATCCCCCACCCAGTCACCCAGATGTGCAACAACCCCATCTACAAGCCtcgagaggaggaggaggtggctgTTTCATCAGTCCAGGAGACAGGGAATGCAGAACGAGGGGGTTCTGGGACACAACCACCAGGAATAGGTGAGGTTCTCCTAGGAAGTGAGCAGTTTGCTGAGACCCCCAAGGAGAACCACAGCAACTACCGGACCttgctggaaaaagaaaaggagtggGCCCTGGCAGTGTCCAGCTCCCAGCTCAACACCATAGTGACGGTAAATCACcatcaccctcaccctcaccaccCAGCAGCTGGTGGGGTTTCAGGGGTAGTTGCGGGAACTGGGGGAGACTTGGCTGGGTTCCGCCACCATGAGAAGAATGGTGGGGTGGTGCTGTTTCCCCCTGGGGGAGGCTGTGGTGGTGGCAGTATGCTACTAGACAGAGAGAGGCCACAGccagctccctgcacagtgggatTCGTGGATTGTCTCTATGGCACAGTGCCCAAATTAAAGGAACTGCACGTCCACCCTCCTGGCATGCAATACCCAGACTTACAGCAGGACGCCAGGCTCAAAGAAACCCTTCTCTTCTCGGCTGGAAAGGGCTTCACAGACCACCAAACCCAAAAAAGTGATTACCTCGAGTTAAGGGCCAAACTTCAAACCAAGCCGGATTACCTCGAAGTCCTGGAGAAGACAGCATATAGGTTctaacagtaaaagaaaaataaattagtgctttttttccaaaagaaaagaaaaataaaagaaatatatcccTTGCTCCCTTTACACTTGTCCCAATAACTCCATTCTCACAAACTTCCCTGCCCTGAACAGAACTGAAACCGCATGATAACTAGAAAATACAGATGTATGCTCTCCCCTCTCAGATGTGATTTGGAGGAAGGGCCATACTCAGATCATTAATCAATGAAGTGCCTTCGCAGACTTTTGCCAGcaaatgttatcattatttttttatactgaAACTTGAGACTTTGACTGTGCCATGTATAAGGTATATTGGGGATCGTTGTATTGATCCTAATTAAGTAAAATTcaatgtgtctttttattttcagtaattttttttagttgtagTTTTGTTTGACAGGGACGGGGGGGAAACAGATTGACATTTgtggctttctttcctcttcccatcATGGCACAGATTCTGTACATGTATTAACAATGCAGTTTGCTGCATGCCTGGAAACTGCAAgacggggagggagggggcgggtcTTGCTTGAATGTTCTCACCCACTCTTTTTTCTGTCACACTTATACCCACACGCAAATCACAAATCCTTGCACACAGTTAGGTCCCTAAACCTGCAGCCTCTTCCTTCTCgtgcaggtacacacacacacacacaaatgtacacatgtgtgtgcatgcgcacacaaacacatgcacccTATTCCTTTTCAACCCAATCTAATTATTTAGGGTTTAATCCATCCTCTACTCTTCACAGCTTCATGTCCCTTCACTCCTAGTGTACAGTTCTCTCCTACCACCCTGGGAAAAGTCATATTCTAGGTTGGATCCTACTCAAGTGGAAGCCTGGTGGTTTAACAGCTGGAGGCATACCTAGGGATGAGCAACCTCTTTGTGACACTTCATCCTGATGCCAAGATTTTTTGGAGAACATCTGcactttcttatatatatatatataatattaaaaaaataaaaaagcaactgGGTATATATCACTAACAGCTTTGTAGGAAGcacttttaatgttttctctctcacacacaaagaTTCAAAAGAAATGTGCATATATTTATTCTGTAATTTCAGTGATTATAAATTGTAAAGGTAATGTTTAATCATTGTATAGTGATTATGCGTCTGGTATAGCTTTCctaataaaaagtttttgaaaaacataatacattatattatagAGGATACCAAGCTTGAACCTTAAACTCCAGCTATGCCATGCCTTTCgtgctcccatttttttttaaagaaatctttcttttactTGTTATACAGAAAGCTACTTTATTAACAAGTTTGATGCACTGTGATGTTGATAAATCTTATAACCCACCACCCCATCATATACCAGGATACAAttgggacttaaaaaaatctgatttatgtagttcacttttttctcttggaTTGTGACTTTCAAACTCAGAAACCCAGTGATGCACCATTTTTCCTAGGCAGGTTGtgattgggagaaaataaaataggttgCTAAGAAGTATAGGATTATATAGAGGAGGAAATCAAGGATTCATGCACCTTAAGATAGTAAAtgacataaagaaaaaggaaagtgaaattgctattgtttttttaaaacatgcagtaaaattacacacacacacacacacacacacacacacacactccaatcAAACTCTAAGGCCTTGGGGCCAATCTGATTGTCAGAATCCTGTTATTTGTATAAGCTGTCATTGTTATATTTAgctactgatttttttccagCCACCTAACTGCAACTGGCCCCAGTCAGGCTCGAACTAAGACAGAAGATGCTGaatgagtttttctttctgtatgatattaaaataatgtttaaaattaatcTGACAATAATCCAAGTTATGATAAACTTACATGTGAGCGAAACCAAAGAAAACTGGATTTTTAAGGTGCCAGTATCTTGTTTGTGGAGGAAACTAAACTGAAACAAAGAAATCTGAGCTTTGAGGCAGGCACTTATCTCATTTAGCCAGTAGAGGGCAGCAGAGCTTCAGAGATTCACAGACCATGTAGCTGCAGAATTGTGCAGTGAGGCCGGCGTTCTCTTAGTTTTCTCAAGCTGTCCTTACTAGAAATTATCTTATGTGTTGAATGTAATTCACCACAAGTCACCAATGCCttacatcact
This window contains:
- the SLITRK3 gene encoding SLIT and NTRK-like protein 3, with translation MRPSIAETLQKGRMLWIVLLSTTALGWTTPIPLTEDSEETDEPCLDPCYCEVKESLFHIHCDSKGFTNISQITEFWSRPFKLYLQRNSMRKLYTNSFLHLNNAVSINLGNNALQDIQSGAFNGLKILKRLYLHENKLDIFRNDTFLGLENLEYLQADYNVIKRIESGAFRNLSKLRVLILNDNLIPMLPTNLFKAVSLTHLDLRGNRLKVLFYRGMLDHIGRSLMELQLEENPWNCTCEIVQLKSWLERIPYTALVGDITCETPFHFHGKDLREIRKTELCPLLSDSEVEASLGIPHLSSSKENAWPTKPSSMLSSVHFTASSVEYKSSNKQPKPTKQPRTPRPPSTSQALYPGPNQPPIAPYQTRPPIPIICPTGCTCNLHINDLGLTVNCKERGFNNISELLPRPLNAKKLYLSSNLIQKIYRSDFWNFSSLDLLHLGNNRISYVQDGAFINLPNLKSLFLNGNDIEKLTPGMFRGLQSLHYLYFEFNVIREIQPAAFSLMPNLKLLFLNNNLLRTLPTDAFAGTSLARLNLRKNYFLYLPVAGVLEHLNAIVQIDLNENPWDCTCDLVPFKQWIETISSVSVVGDVLCRSPENLTHRDVRTIELEVLCPEMLHIPPAGASPAQPGDSHLAGGPTSASPYEFSPPGGPVPLSVLILSLLVLFFSAVFVAAGLFAYVLRRRRKKLPFRSKRQEGVDLTGIQMQCHRLFEDGGGGGGGSGGGGRPTLSSPEKAPPVGHVYEYIPHPVTQMCNNPIYKPREEEEVAVSSVQETGNAERGGSGTQPPGIGEVLLGSEQFAETPKENHSNYRTLLEKEKEWALAVSSSQLNTIVTVNHHHPHPHHPAAGGVSGVVAGTGGDLAGFRHHEKNGGVVLFPPGGGCGGGSMLLDRERPQPAPCTVGFVDCLYGTVPKLKELHVHPPGMQYPDLQQDARLKETLLFSAGKGFTDHQTQKSDYLELRAKLQTKPDYLEVLEKTAYRF